A window from Citrus sinensis cultivar Valencia sweet orange chromosome 3, DVS_A1.0, whole genome shotgun sequence encodes these proteins:
- the LOC102628435 gene encoding uncharacterized protein LOC102628435: protein MTELLVSHHGQKQTLQSPARKSSLGGVQKDLCLAVREGSLADVESALALLKKNGGNINSRNIFGLTPLHSAIWRNQVPIVRRLLAAGADPDARDGESGWSSLHRALHFGHLAVASVLLQSGASITLEDCKSRTPVDLLSGPVLQVVGSGYNSVATEVFSWGSGANYQLGTGNVHLQKLPCKVDSLHGFVIKLISAAKFHSVAVTSLGEVYTWGYGRGGRLGHPDFDIHSGQAAVITPRRVTSGLGSRRVKTIAAAKHHTVLATEGGEVFTWGSNREGQLGYTSVDTQPTPRRVSSLKLKIIAVAAANKHTAVVSESGEVFTWGCNREGQLGYGTSNSASNYTPRVVESLKGKDLVGVAAAKYHTIVLGADGEVYTWGHRLVTPKRVIVARNLKKSGSTPLKFHRKIKLHVVSIAAGMVHSTALTEDGALFYWASSDPDLRCQQLYSMCGRNVVSISAGKYWTAAVTATGDVYMWDGKKSKDNPPLVTRLHGIKKATSVSVGETHLLIVGSLYHPIYPPNVAKNPQKLKLNGRNDLEEFYEDFMFNDESNNMPSTIDKDDSGVRLAPSLKSLCENVAAQCLVEPRNALQLLEISDSLGADDLKKHCEDIAIRNLDYILTVSSHSFASASLDILADLEKSLDLRSSESWSYRRLPTPTATFPVIINSEEEDSENEVLRTRDNHTKKSTLKNEGDKRLDSFFEPKADANQEISKQVRALRKKLQQIEMLEVKLSNGHILDEQQVAKLQTKSVLERSLAELGVPIELPQAIAASAASPDGRGNKKAGVSKKQKKKSKQKAAQVEAVSDFSVSEVGSNAAKDFFDTEITEVSKKKEEDAMSEGNVAIEYSKQSGFLVQKKDNSDSLKNNCSPQTTSKKKNKNKKGGLSMFLSGALDDTPKEIALPPPPTPRSEGPAWGGAKVPKGSASLREIQSEQIKIKVNQPTRNKDQFEDLSFGRSEGKVVLSSFMTSKPIPVVSARAQQATDGDKSTPPWAASGTPPSLSRPSLRNIQMQQGKLYCLSHSPKTRTAGFSVAPSQGSPSDSPGMNRWFKPEAETPSSIRSIQMEEKAMKDLKRFYSSVKIVRNQS, encoded by the exons ATGACGGAGCTGCTAGTTTCACATCACGGACAGAAGCAGACTCTACAATCACCTGCTCGTAAATCTTCACTTGGTGGAGTTCAGAAAGATCTGTGTCTTGCCGTGCGGGAAGGGTCTTTGGCTGATGTAGAATCAGCATTGGCACTGCTGAAGAAGAATGGAGGTAACATCAATTCCAGGAACATATTTGGCCTGACTCCCCTTCATAGTGCAATTTGGAGAAACCAAGTTCCTATTGTTAGGAGGCTTCTTGCAGCTGGCGCTGACCCGGATGCTAGG GATGGAGAATCAGGATGGAGTAGCCTTCACAGGGCTCTACATTTTGGTCATCTTGCAGTGGCAAGTGTTCTCCTACAGTCTGGTGCTTCAATTACACTGGAGGATTGCAAATCCCGAACTCCAGTTGATCTCCTATCTGGGCCTGTGTTGCAGGTTGTTGGAAGTGGATATAATTCGG TTGCAACTGAAGTTTTTAGCTGGGGCAGTGGAGCAAACTATCAACTTGGGACTGGAAATGTGCACTTACAAAAGTTGCCATGCAAAGTTGACTCACTTCATGGCTTTGTTATCAAATTGATTTCTGCCGCAAAGTTCCATAGTGTTGCAGTTACCAGTCTTGGTGAAGTGTACACCTGGGGATATGGGAGAGGGGGTCGTCTTGGGCACCCTGACTTTGATATCCACAG TGGCCAAGCCGCAGTTATAACTCCACGTCGGGTGACTTCTGGTTTGGGGTCCCGCCGTGTGAAGACAATCGCTGCTGCTAAACATCACACTGTTCTTGCTACAGAGGGTGGGGAAGTGTTCACTTGGGGATCCAATAgag AGGGTCAACTTGGTTACACATCTGTGGATACGCAACCTACACCTCGCAGAGTGAGTTCTCTCAAGTTGAAAATTATTGCTGTTGCTGCAGCAAATAAACATACTGCTGTAGTTTCCGAGTCTGGCGAAGTTTTCACTTGGGGCTGCAATAGGGAAGGTCAACTCGGTTATGGCACCTCTAATTCAGCATCAAATTACACCCCAAGGGTGGTTGAGTCCTTGAAAGGCAAGGACCTAGTGGGAGTTGCTGCAGCAAAATATCACACAATTGTATTAGGAGCTGATGGGGAG GTCTATACATGGGGCCACCGACTTGTCACACCAAAGCGTGTTATTGTTGctagaaatttaaagaagagtGGGAGTACACCTTTGAAGTTCCATCGCAAGATAAAGCTTCATGTGGTCTCTATAGCTGCGGGGATGGTCCATAGCACGGCTCTCACAGAAGATGGCGCATTATTTTATTGGGCTTCTTCAGATCCTGATCTTAGATGCCAACAG CTATATTCAATGTGTGGAAGGAATGTGGTCAGCATTTCTGCTGGGAAGTACTGGACTGCTGCAGTTACAGCTACAGGTGATGTTTACATGTGGGACGGGAAGAAATCTAAGGATAATCCACCACTTGTTACCCGGTTACATGGTATAAAGAAGGCTACCTCTGTGTCAGTTGGTGAAACACATTTATTGATTGTTGGATCTCTCTACCATCCCATCTATCCTCCCAATGTGGCAAAGAATCCTCAGAAGCTGAAGTTAAATGGTCGGAACGATCTAGAGGAGttttatgaagattttatGTTTAATGACGAGTCTAATAATATGCCGTCCACCATAGATAAAGATGATTCTGGGGTCAGGCTAGCGCCAAGCTTGAAAAGCCTTTGTGAAAATGTTGCGGCACAATGTCTTGTGGAGCCAAGGAATGCTTTACAACTACTAGAAATTTCAGATTCACTTGGAGCAGATGATTTGAAGAAGCATTGTGAG GACATTGCTATTCGCAACCTTGACTACATTTTAACAGTCTCATCACATTCTTTTGCCAGTGCATCTCTAGATATTCTTGCTGACCTTGAGAAGTCGTTAGACCTTAGGTCATCTGAATCATGGAGTTACCGTCGGCTCCCAACACCAACAGCTACTTTTCCAGTTATCATCAATAGTGAAGAGGAGGACAGTGAGAATGAGGTTCTAAGGACTCGTGACAACCATACGAAAAAATCTACCCTAAAAAATGAAGGAGACAAAAGATTGGACTCCTTTTTCGAACCAAAAGCGGATGCTAATCAAGAAATAAGCAAACAGGTTCGAGCTTTACGGAAAAAGTTGCAGCAGATTGAAATGCTTGAAGTAAAGCTTAGCAATGGGCATATTCTCGATGAGCAGCAAGTTGCAAAGCTTCAAACAAAGTCAGTTCTTGAGAGGTCTCTTGCTGAGCTTGGTGTTCCAATTGAGTTGCCGCAGGCTATAGCAGCATCTGCAGCCTCACCAGATGGAAGAGGGAATAAAAAGGCTGGGGTGTCtaaaaaacagaagaaaaagagcaaACAGAAGGCAGCACAAGTGGAAGCAGTGTCAGATTTTAGTGTATCAGAAGTAGGTTCAAATGCTGCAAAGGATTTCTTTGACACTGAAATAACGGAAGTTTCCAAGAAAAAG GAGGAAGATGCTATGTCTGAAGGAAATGTGGCCATTGAATACTCCAAACAGTCTGGTTTCTTGGTTCAGAAAAAGGACAATTCAGATTCACTGAAGAATAATTGTTCTCCACAAACAACAtctaagaagaagaataagaataaaaagggTGGGCTTTCTATGTTCCTGAGTGGTGCTCTTGATGACACCCCAAAAGAAATAGCTCTGCCCCCTCCACCAACTCCAAGAAGTGAGGGTCCTGCTTGGGGTGGGGCTAAAGTTCCAAAAGGATCTGCTTCGCTTCGTGAAATTCAGAGTGAGCAgatcaaaattaaagttaacCAGCCTACCAGAAATAAAGATCAGTTTGAAGATCTTTCTTTTGGTAGAAGCGAAGGGAAAGTCGTACTGAGTTCCTTCATGACTTCAAAACCAATTCCTGTGGTCTCAGCTCGAGCACAGCAGGCAACTGATGGAGATAAAAGCACACCACCTTGGGCTGCTTCAGGGACTCCGCCCAGTCTTTCTCGGCCATCTCTTAGGAACATCCAGATGCAACAG GGAAAACTGTATTGTCTATCCCACAGTCCGAAAACTAGAACAGCTGGGTTCTCTGTTGCTCCTAGTCAGGGCTCGCCGTCAGATTCTCCTGGAATGAACCGCTGGTTCAAACCGGAGGCTGAAACACCCTCATCCATTCGATCAATTCAGATGGAAGAGAAGGCTATGAAGGATCTCAAGCGTTTCTACAGCAGTGTGAAGATAGTTAGAAACCAGTCTTAG
- the LOC102628737 gene encoding binding partner of ACD11 1: MQQTRTVQVKNVSDLAHEREIHEFFSFSGDIERIEILREYGQSKTAFVTFKDAKALEIALLLSGATIVDQIVSITPAENYVPKPESQEVTVVVNAVSEAPSGNNEGKTSPSSSGRMYVNRAQEVVTSVLARGSAIRQEAVNKAKAFDEKHQFTANASAKVISFDRRVGFTEKLTVGISVVNEKVKSVDQRLHVSDKTMAAIFAAERKINDTGSAVKTSRYVTAGTAWLNGAFSKVARAGQVAGTKTREKFNVAVSNLTAKESPIAV, translated from the exons ATGCAGCAG ACGAGAACTGTTCAAGTAAAGAATGTTTCAGATCTAGCCCACGAGAGAGAGATTCATGAATTCTTCTCTTTCTCCGGTGATATCGAACGCATTGAGATCCTACG TGAATATGGGCAGTCAAAAACCGCATTTGTTACATTCAAAGATGCTAAAGCTCTTGAAATTGCATTGTTACTATCG GGAGCAACAATAGTAGATCAGATTGTGAGCATAACGCCAGCTGAAAACTATGTACCAAAACCTGAGTCGCAG GAAGTAACTGTGGTGGTCAATGCCGTGTCTGAAGCTCCTTCTGGAAATAATGAG GGTAAAACAAGCCCCTCTAGTAGTGGAAGAATGTATGTTAATAGAGCACAAGAAGTTGTTACAAGTGTGCTTGCAAGAGGTTCCGCAATTCGACAAGAAGCTGTGAATAAGGCTAAAGCATTTGATGAGAAACATCAGTTCACAGCCAATGCATCTGCCAAGGTTATTTCCTTTGACCGCAGAGTTGGGTTCACAGAGAAACTGACCGTTGGAATTTCAGTAGTTAATGAAAAAGTGAAGTCTGTTGATCAGAGGCTTCATGTGTCAGATAAAACTATGGCAGCTATTTTTGCTgcagagagaaaaataaatgacactgGATCAGCTGTCAAAACCAGCAG ATATGTGACTGCAGGAACAGCTTGGCTAAATGGGGCCTTCAGTAAAGTTGCTAGGGCTGGGCAGGTAGCTGGTACAAAAACTAGAGAAAAGTTTAATGTAGCTGTGTCAAACCTCACTGCAAAG GAATCGCCAATTGCCGTGTAG
- the LOC102629010 gene encoding uncharacterized protein LOC102629010 isoform X2, giving the protein MAGFLPKNCAALDVWMLGSHERDAAVARQALEESVVNFKALIEILVGRKSSHIALIKQAYQTRYKRHLDQDIANIEPPHPYQKAHNADVSQHVAKCDAKRLYETGEGSPGAAEKAVVLEIFSKRSIPQMKLTFSCYKHIYGHDYTKSLKRGNSTDFEDALKMVVKCILNPPNYYAKTLYASIKGTRVDKAAVARVLVSRAEVDMDEIQRIFKKKYGMELRDAICESIPSGDYRDFLVALATKASTA; this is encoded by the exons ATGGCTGGATTTTTGCCGAAAAACTGTGCAGCATTGGATGTGTGGATGCTTGGTTCCCATGAGAGGGATGCTGCTGTGGCTAGACAAGCACTTGAAGAAAGTGTTGTTAACTTCAAAGCTTTGATTGAGATTCTTGTGGGAAGGAAATCAAGTCATATTGCCCTAATCAAACAAGCCTATCAGACAAGATATAAAAGGCATCTGGACCAAGATATTGCCAATATTGAGCCTCCCCATCCCTACCAAAAG GCACACAATGCAGATGTTAGCCAACATGTTGCCAAATGTGATGCAAAAAGGCTTTATGAAACAGGGGAGGGCAGTCCAGGAGCCGCCGAAAAAGCTGTTGTGCTGGAGATTTTCAGCAAAAGGAGCATCCCACAGATGAAGCTGACATTTTCTTGCTATAAACACATCTATGGACATGACTACACGAAG TCGCTTAAGAGGGGAAACTCCACGGATTTTGAAGATGCACTAAAAATGGTTGTCAAATGCATTCTAAATCCACCCAACTATTACGCAAag ACACTGTATGCAAGCATCAAGGGGACAAGGGTTGATAAGGCCGCGGTGGCACGTGTGTTGGTGAGCAGAGCTGAGGTCGACATGGATGAGATTCAAAggattttcaagaaaaaatatgGGATGGAACTGAGAGATGCAATATGTGAGAGCATTCCATCTGGGGATTACAGAGATTTTCTTGTTGCTTTGGCCACAAAAGCAAGTACTGCTTAG
- the LOC102629010 gene encoding uncharacterized protein LOC102629010 isoform X1 has translation MAGFLPKNCAALDVWMLGSHERDAAVARQALEESVVNFKALIEILVGRKSSHIALIKQAYQTRYKRHLDQDIANIEPPHPYQKILVALATSHKAHNADVSQHVAKCDAKRLYETGEGSPGAAEKAVVLEIFSKRSIPQMKLTFSCYKHIYGHDYTKSLKRGNSTDFEDALKMVVKCILNPPNYYAKTLYASIKGTRVDKAAVARVLVSRAEVDMDEIQRIFKKKYGMELRDAICESIPSGDYRDFLVALATKASTA, from the exons ATGGCTGGATTTTTGCCGAAAAACTGTGCAGCATTGGATGTGTGGATGCTTGGTTCCCATGAGAGGGATGCTGCTGTGGCTAGACAAGCACTTGAAGAAAGTGTTGTTAACTTCAAAGCTTTGATTGAGATTCTTGTGGGAAGGAAATCAAGTCATATTGCCCTAATCAAACAAGCCTATCAGACAAGATATAAAAGGCATCTGGACCAAGATATTGCCAATATTGAGCCTCCCCATCCCTACCAAAAG ATTCTTGTGGCACTGGCTACATCACACAAGGCACACAATGCAGATGTTAGCCAACATGTTGCCAAATGTGATGCAAAAAGGCTTTATGAAACAGGGGAGGGCAGTCCAGGAGCCGCCGAAAAAGCTGTTGTGCTGGAGATTTTCAGCAAAAGGAGCATCCCACAGATGAAGCTGACATTTTCTTGCTATAAACACATCTATGGACATGACTACACGAAG TCGCTTAAGAGGGGAAACTCCACGGATTTTGAAGATGCACTAAAAATGGTTGTCAAATGCATTCTAAATCCACCCAACTATTACGCAAag ACACTGTATGCAAGCATCAAGGGGACAAGGGTTGATAAGGCCGCGGTGGCACGTGTGTTGGTGAGCAGAGCTGAGGTCGACATGGATGAGATTCAAAggattttcaagaaaaaatatgGGATGGAACTGAGAGATGCAATATGTGAGAGCATTCCATCTGGGGATTACAGAGATTTTCTTGTTGCTTTGGCCACAAAAGCAAGTACTGCTTAG